Proteins encoded by one window of Desulfovibrio ferrophilus:
- a CDS encoding PLP-dependent aminotransferase family protein — protein MTISMQLPETGDCPKYLSIADFIQAAVAEGRLAPGDPLPTHRDLADQLGVTVGTVTRGYAEAARRGLVRGERGRGTYVMQDRQGFAELGQNDGVVDLGLAATTYPLGPSLGATLAELAGRDGLQELLTRHESRGLPRHREAGVRWAAEYGYTAQADNVLVCAGAQHAILATLAAMFSPGDRVAVESLTYPMVKPMAKRLSLQLVPIPMDEQGLMPDALNAACVRDKIRGLYTMPACQNPTLARMPEFRRHEVAAVCRRHGLSIVEDDVYALAVDSSLPPLSMLAPELGYFIAATSKVLCDGLRVAFLCVPPQAVRRLESAIEMSAWKAAGLMAEITSIWISDGSAMRIVEANRTEAAARNELAREVLGKDAFRGQTTGSYIWVPMPRGWRAVDFAETAAERGVIVAHTEHFAVGGLGAEQGVRVSLSGVRDRATLKRGLETLAEMLKL, from the coding sequence ATGACAATATCGATGCAGCTTCCCGAGACCGGCGATTGCCCCAAGTACCTGTCCATTGCGGATTTCATTCAGGCGGCAGTGGCCGAGGGACGTTTGGCTCCTGGCGATCCGTTGCCCACGCACCGCGATCTGGCGGATCAGCTGGGCGTGACCGTAGGCACGGTGACACGCGGTTATGCCGAGGCCGCCCGGCGCGGGCTGGTGCGCGGCGAGCGGGGGCGTGGAACCTATGTGATGCAGGATCGGCAGGGCTTTGCCGAACTGGGGCAGAATGACGGAGTGGTGGATCTGGGTCTTGCCGCGACTACTTATCCTCTGGGGCCGTCTTTGGGGGCGACCCTGGCCGAGCTTGCGGGCCGTGACGGATTACAGGAGCTGTTGACCCGGCACGAATCACGAGGACTGCCCCGTCACCGGGAGGCCGGTGTGCGCTGGGCTGCGGAGTATGGCTACACCGCTCAGGCGGACAATGTATTGGTCTGCGCCGGGGCGCAGCATGCCATTCTGGCAACGTTGGCAGCCATGTTCAGCCCCGGCGACCGGGTGGCCGTGGAAAGCCTGACCTATCCCATGGTCAAGCCCATGGCCAAGCGTCTGTCCCTGCAATTGGTGCCCATTCCCATGGATGAGCAGGGCCTGATGCCTGATGCTCTGAATGCAGCCTGTGTGCGCGACAAGATCCGCGGTCTGTATACCATGCCCGCCTGTCAGAATCCGACCCTGGCGCGGATGCCGGAGTTTCGCCGCCATGAGGTGGCCGCGGTCTGCCGCCGTCACGGGCTGTCCATTGTGGAAGACGACGTCTATGCCTTGGCCGTGGATTCGTCCCTGCCGCCGTTATCCATGCTGGCTCCAGAGTTGGGATATTTCATCGCCGCCACATCCAAGGTGCTGTGCGACGGCCTGCGCGTGGCGTTTTTGTGTGTGCCACCGCAGGCGGTGCGCCGCCTTGAATCCGCCATCGAGATGTCTGCCTGGAAGGCCGCCGGTCTGATGGCGGAAATTACCTCCATCTGGATCAGCGATGGTTCCGCCATGCGCATTGTGGAGGCCAACCGCACCGAGGCCGCGGCGCGCAACGAACTGGCGCGTGAGGTCCTGGGCAAGGATGCCTTCAGGGGGCAGACCACCGGCAGCTATATCTGGGTGCCCATGCCCCGGGGGTGGCGGGCTGTTGATTTTGCCGAGACCGCAGCGGAGCGGGGCGTTATCGTGGCCCACACCGAACATTTTGCGGTGGGTGGTTTGGGGGCCGAGCAGGGGGTGCGAGTCTCCTTGTCCGGGGTGCGTGACCGCGCCACATTGAAGCGTGGATTGGAGACTCTGGCCGAGATGTTGAAGCTGTAA
- a CDS encoding LysE family translocator, translating to MFENLIPLILFCFGMTVTPGPNNIIMTATGANHGYRASLPHILGATLSIPVMCMMVGVGLGQLILLYPPAHTALNLAGSAYLLWLAWKVANYSGTVDGKDAGQPLTFMQAVVFQWLNPKCWMMYIGAVSMFTTSGGNVFLQVFIIAAVFTVMVPPCFSFWSLAGVGVGRFLTSPARRRAFNLTLALLLVASLVLAQLPQDGMG from the coding sequence GTGTTTGAGAACCTGATCCCGCTCATCCTGTTCTGCTTCGGCATGACCGTAACCCCCGGACCAAACAACATCATCATGACGGCCACGGGCGCGAACCACGGCTACCGAGCAAGCCTGCCACATATTCTGGGGGCCACACTGAGCATCCCGGTGATGTGCATGATGGTGGGCGTAGGCCTCGGGCAATTGATCCTGCTTTATCCCCCCGCGCACACAGCCCTGAATCTGGCTGGGTCGGCCTATCTGCTCTGGCTGGCCTGGAAGGTCGCCAACTACAGCGGCACGGTGGACGGCAAGGACGCGGGTCAGCCCCTGACCTTCATGCAGGCCGTGGTCTTCCAATGGCTGAACCCCAAATGCTGGATGATGTATATCGGTGCGGTGTCCATGTTCACGACCAGCGGCGGCAACGTATTCCTGCAAGTCTTCATCATCGCAGCCGTTTTCACGGTCATGGTGCCGCCCTGTTTCTCGTTCTGGTCGCTGGCGGGCGTGGGCGTGGGGCGCTTCCTGACCTCCCCGGCGCGCCGCCGCGCCTTCAATCTGACACTGGCGCTACTGCTTGTGGCATCGCTGGTACTGGCGCAACTGCCGCAGGACGGAATGGGGTAA
- a CDS encoding DUF6125 family protein yields the protein MSEKRDELIGQIIETVRQTGAHYGLWLAEAVHQMGLERALEAEAEAGDRLTGIVERKLAKVLGGEGLKDLFAGLDETALTDLGKELRTAWLAADGVWFQAVEGMAGMDDAKRVNDTCWSRFAPLEASRAMAALGLARGGGLEALKECLAQRMYAHINDWEIVDETPTSFIFRMNRCRVQTARVRKGLADYPCKSGGTVEYTSFARQVDPRIVTECVACPPDEHPAQWVCSWRFTLDCP from the coding sequence ATGAGTGAGAAACGTGACGAATTGATAGGCCAGATCATCGAAACCGTGCGCCAGACCGGGGCGCATTACGGCCTGTGGCTGGCCGAGGCCGTGCATCAGATGGGGCTGGAACGGGCCTTGGAGGCCGAAGCCGAAGCCGGGGATAGGCTGACCGGCATTGTGGAGCGCAAGCTCGCCAAGGTCCTGGGCGGTGAGGGGCTCAAAGATCTGTTCGCCGGGCTGGATGAAACGGCACTGACCGATTTGGGCAAGGAACTGCGCACAGCCTGGCTGGCTGCAGACGGGGTCTGGTTTCAGGCGGTGGAAGGCATGGCCGGCATGGACGACGCCAAGCGCGTCAACGATACCTGCTGGTCCCGCTTTGCGCCACTGGAGGCCTCGCGCGCCATGGCGGCCCTTGGGCTTGCCCGTGGCGGTGGGCTGGAGGCGCTTAAAGAGTGTCTGGCCCAGCGCATGTATGCCCATATCAACGACTGGGAGATCGTGGACGAAACCCCGACTTCTTTCATTTTCCGCATGAATCGCTGCCGAGTGCAGACGGCCCGCGTCCGCAAAGGCTTGGCCGACTATCCCTGCAAATCCGGTGGCACAGTGGAGTATACCAGCTTTGCCCGGCAGGTGGACCCGCGCATCGTGACTGAGTGCGTGGCTTGTCCGCCGGATGAACATCCTGCCCAGTGGGTCTGCTCCTGGCGTTTTACTCTGGACTGTCCATAA
- a CDS encoding tRNA (adenine-N1)-methyltransferase, translating to MPNPGQLVMLISPKGKRYVRVFDPKDQLHCNEGVIEMSAIAEAGYGGIAITHMNKAFRIVRPTMYDLIKYGIKRQTQILYPKEIGYILVKLGIGSGSRVIEAGSGSGGLTVALSHVTGETGKVYTYERRPEFAALVRKNLDRCGLGKNVEQFEGDVIEGFEQDDADALFLDVRDPWNHVHNVANAVRPGAPVCFLAPVTNQVSRLLEAMETAPFDDIEVVEILVRRWKPIPDRLRPEDRMVAHTGFLIFARQQDPLEPGQRAMGTRERKQEAARREREAQRAAKEAKEAKETEAQDGEE from the coding sequence ATGCCAAACCCTGGACAATTGGTAATGCTCATTAGCCCGAAGGGCAAGAGATACGTTCGAGTTTTCGATCCCAAGGATCAATTACACTGTAATGAGGGCGTGATCGAAATGTCCGCCATCGCCGAGGCCGGCTACGGTGGCATCGCCATTACGCACATGAACAAGGCTTTTCGCATTGTTCGGCCCACCATGTATGACCTGATCAAATACGGCATCAAGCGCCAGACGCAGATTCTGTATCCCAAGGAAATCGGGTATATTCTGGTCAAGTTGGGCATCGGGTCCGGCTCCCGCGTCATCGAGGCGGGCAGTGGTTCCGGTGGTCTGACCGTTGCCCTGTCACATGTGACGGGTGAGACCGGCAAGGTCTATACCTATGAGCGCCGCCCCGAGTTTGCCGCACTGGTACGCAAGAACCTGGATCGCTGCGGTCTGGGCAAGAATGTGGAGCAGTTCGAAGGCGACGTCATCGAAGGCTTTGAGCAGGACGATGCGGATGCGCTGTTCCTGGACGTGCGCGACCCCTGGAACCACGTGCATAACGTGGCCAATGCCGTGCGTCCCGGCGCTCCGGTCTGTTTTCTGGCTCCGGTCACCAATCAGGTCAGCCGTTTGCTGGAGGCCATGGAGACCGCCCCTTTTGACGATATCGAAGTTGTGGAGATTTTGGTCCGGCGCTGGAAGCCCATCCCGGACCGCCTGCGCCCCGAAGACCGCATGGTCGCCCACACCGGCTTTTTGATCTTCGCCCGCCAGCAGGACCCTCTGGAGCCTGGACAGCGAGCCATGGGCACCCGCGAGCGCAAGCAGGAAGCTGCCCGCCGCGAACGCGAAGCCCAACGAGCCGCCAAAGAGGCCAAGGAAGCGAAAGAAACCGAAGCGCAGGATGGGGAAGAGTAG
- a CDS encoding MFS transporter yields the protein MHRHIPLVGLCLAVFFIMIGMGTASVALPSKYLQLSGTMRSSGWIASCFAVSYLLCQYPVGRWADKYGYCQVLALGCFLIAVSALVFSYAQSPQAIYVGRFIQGAGEAPVWASAPALLGRLYPTMRGRVMGLYNMAFHLGLMLGPVIGAWYLVQAGMDPFLVFAGMSLVALVLVVSSLWGRLPQNRQTVLPKGRGAGRTRSLWSVMGVVPFYGAVYGLLVSCLPVHLTAVVGYTPERLGVFLFVVYSGLAVAQLLGGMLSDRYGRGRFIAVGIVCISVGLLGFNGENPLGYMAAGAVMGLGLGCFAAASMALVNELAGHNCEGRASGLYFAAWGCGYFSGPLLVNSVGLAVGNWLLVFYALGVSVVAWRFKRMRG from the coding sequence ATGCATCGCCATATTCCTTTGGTAGGGCTCTGCCTTGCCGTGTTTTTCATTATGATCGGCATGGGCACGGCCTCCGTTGCTCTGCCGAGTAAATACCTTCAGTTGTCCGGGACCATGCGATCCTCCGGCTGGATTGCCTCGTGTTTTGCCGTGTCCTACCTGCTGTGCCAGTACCCGGTGGGGCGTTGGGCGGATAAGTACGGGTATTGTCAGGTCCTGGCTCTGGGATGCTTTCTGATCGCCGTGTCCGCTCTGGTTTTCAGCTATGCACAAAGCCCGCAGGCCATTTACGTGGGCCGGTTCATTCAGGGTGCGGGGGAGGCTCCGGTTTGGGCCTCTGCCCCGGCATTGCTTGGTCGCCTCTATCCCACCATGAGGGGACGCGTCATGGGGCTGTACAACATGGCTTTTCACCTCGGCCTCATGCTGGGGCCAGTGATTGGCGCATGGTATCTGGTTCAGGCCGGGATGGACCCTTTTCTGGTGTTTGCGGGGATGAGCCTTGTGGCGTTGGTGCTGGTCGTGAGTTCGTTGTGGGGCCGCTTGCCGCAGAATCGGCAGACAGTGTTGCCCAAGGGCAGAGGGGCGGGGCGGACTCGCTCTCTTTGGTCCGTGATGGGAGTCGTTCCCTTTTATGGGGCCGTGTACGGGCTGTTGGTCAGTTGTCTCCCTGTTCATCTGACAGCCGTGGTTGGATATACCCCGGAGCGTTTGGGTGTGTTTCTGTTTGTGGTCTACTCTGGGCTTGCCGTTGCGCAATTGCTGGGGGGGATGCTGTCCGACCGTTATGGTCGGGGGAGATTCATCGCCGTTGGAATTGTGTGCATCAGCGTCGGGCTGCTTGGTTTTAACGGAGAGAATCCTTTGGGATACATGGCTGCTGGTGCTGTCATGGGCCTTGGGCTCGGGTGTTTTGCTGCGGCTTCCATGGCTCTGGTGAATGAACTGGCGGGGCACAACTGCGAGGGCCGGGCCTCCGGGTTGTACTTTGCGGCATGGGGCTGTGGGTATTTCTCGGGGCCATTGCTGGTGAACTCGGTAGGGCTTGCTGTGGGGAACTGGCTGCTGGTTTTCTACGCCCTTGGGGTCTCTGTGGTGGCATGGAGGTTCAAGAGAATGAGGGGATAG
- a CDS encoding epoxyqueuosine reductase QueH — translation MPKILLHMCCGPCAIAPVRALQDRGYEVTGLYYNPNIHPLMEYKRRRDALAEVAARLNFKVIYKDNEYDPQAWFRGVSFREDNRCFHCYAMRLERTAGMARRGKFDCFSTTLLYSKFQKHEMIAGLGRDVAGQGKCTFLYEDFREGWKEGIATSKDWGIYRQQYCGCLYSENERYARELEEPPTAPPEASLSEMPDNMPDVAPLTPIDGDDDA, via the coding sequence ATGCCCAAAATACTGTTGCATATGTGTTGCGGACCGTGTGCCATCGCACCGGTCCGCGCTCTTCAGGACAGGGGCTATGAAGTCACGGGGCTGTACTACAACCCCAACATCCACCCCCTGATGGAATACAAGCGCCGCCGCGATGCCTTGGCGGAGGTTGCCGCACGTCTGAATTTCAAGGTCATCTACAAGGACAACGAATACGACCCACAGGCCTGGTTCCGGGGCGTTTCGTTTCGCGAAGACAACCGCTGCTTCCATTGTTACGCCATGCGCCTGGAACGTACGGCTGGCATGGCGCGGCGTGGAAAATTCGACTGTTTCTCAACGACCCTGCTCTACAGCAAATTCCAGAAGCACGAGATGATCGCTGGCCTGGGCCGGGACGTTGCCGGCCAGGGCAAATGCACATTCCTGTACGAGGACTTTCGCGAAGGCTGGAAGGAAGGCATTGCCACGTCCAAGGACTGGGGCATCTATCGCCAGCAATACTGCGGCTGCCTGTATAGCGAAAATGAACGCTACGCCCGGGAACTGGAAGAGCCACCCACCGCACCGCCTGAGGCCTCATTGAGCGAAATGCCCGACAACATGCCTGACGTTGCGCCCCTCACCCCCATCGATGGAGACGACGATGCTTGA
- a CDS encoding radical SAM protein — MAYKYVFGPVRSGRLGLSLGLDLLGDAVCSLDCIYCEVGRTTQLDMNRKPYVRAEELLGELAHWKSEMHQAPEYVTLGGLGEPCLNSEMGVIIEGVRQIFPKTPVAVLTNSTLLHDRQVRRELALADVVLPSLDTLVPDEMLHLNRPHKAVSVDALKAGLLAFRQEFTGRLLLEVLLVAGVNDSEENLARLKEFVAELKPDRVDVETMTRPGTLKTAQPVAPEALAQWRETLGKLAADGGQAKQKPASHMGETRHITEDTASPPRAEKARETDDAENTALERVSASIARRPQTAAQLADALALPREAVTRALDDLESRSRLTTFTSDGATFFALRED; from the coding sequence TTGGCATATAAGTATGTATTCGGCCCGGTACGTTCCGGCAGGCTCGGCCTCTCTCTCGGCCTCGACCTGCTGGGCGATGCGGTATGCTCACTGGACTGCATTTACTGCGAAGTGGGACGGACCACACAACTGGACATGAACCGGAAACCCTATGTCCGGGCCGAAGAACTGCTCGGGGAACTGGCGCATTGGAAAAGTGAAATGCACCAAGCCCCGGAATACGTGACTCTGGGGGGACTGGGCGAGCCCTGTCTGAACAGTGAAATGGGCGTTATTATCGAGGGAGTGCGACAGATTTTTCCAAAGACGCCCGTCGCCGTTCTGACCAACTCCACCCTGCTGCACGACCGTCAGGTCCGGCGCGAGCTGGCCCTTGCCGATGTCGTGCTGCCCTCCCTGGATACCCTGGTGCCCGACGAGATGCTCCATCTGAACAGGCCGCACAAAGCGGTCAGCGTGGATGCCCTCAAGGCGGGCCTGCTGGCCTTTCGCCAGGAGTTCACTGGCCGCCTCCTGTTGGAGGTGCTGCTGGTCGCCGGGGTCAATGACAGCGAGGAGAACCTCGCCAGGTTGAAGGAGTTTGTGGCCGAACTCAAACCGGACCGCGTGGACGTGGAGACCATGACCCGCCCCGGCACCCTGAAAACGGCCCAGCCCGTAGCCCCCGAGGCCCTCGCGCAATGGCGCGAAACCTTGGGCAAGCTCGCCGCCGACGGCGGACAGGCAAAACAGAAACCCGCGTCCCACATGGGTGAGACGAGGCATATTACCGAGGACACCGCATCCCCGCCCCGGGCCGAAAAGGCTCGCGAAACGGACGATGCGGAAAACACCGCACTGGAACGTGTGTCAGCCTCCATCGCGCGAAGACCCCAGACGGCAGCCCAGCTGGCCGATGCTCTGGCCCTCCCCCGGGAGGCCGTGACCCGAGCCCTGGATGATCTGGAATCGCGCAGCAGGCTCACCACATTCACAAGCGACGGAGCCACGTTCTTCGCATTGCGCGAAGACTAA
- a CDS encoding Rne/Rng family ribonuclease, whose product MPKKRQKMLIGVLPGEQVEVVITEDGKILEYYVEMLHQAKTKGNIYKGVINNIDPNLQAAFVNYGAERNGFLQIDEVHPEYYLDSNAPRKGFKYPPMQKVLKAGQEVLVQVVKEPTGKKGAFITTYLSLPGRYFVLTIGREQVGISRKIEDEKERAKLKAVVEDLKLDEGLGVIVRTASLGVGKTMLTKDLKFLKRLWTEVRKKVGQETPSSIYTEMDLASRAIRDYMNSDTAEIWVDDKNTAANLKEMVSLVFPRRPNLVKYHDDPSKSLWERFNLDRQIESIYGREVDLPSGGRLVFDSTEALTAVDINSGRIGGKKNFRDMALKTNLEAAEEIARQLVLRDIGGQVVIDFIEMKDKNHCRDVEKVLRAAVKMDRARTDVGRLSRFGLLEMVRQRLGSSALAVSTEPCACCGGTGMRRNMEWQALQALKDINRQLRMKKNGDPVQQRCNTELLAYMANHKREQLLELEQAYNTPIQLLPE is encoded by the coding sequence ATGCCGAAGAAACGGCAAAAAATGCTCATTGGGGTTCTGCCCGGTGAACAGGTCGAGGTGGTCATCACCGAAGACGGCAAGATTCTGGAATACTACGTCGAGATGCTGCACCAGGCCAAAACCAAGGGCAATATCTACAAGGGCGTTATCAACAACATCGATCCCAACCTCCAGGCGGCCTTCGTCAACTATGGCGCGGAGCGCAACGGTTTCCTGCAGATAGACGAGGTTCACCCCGAGTACTATCTGGATTCCAACGCCCCGAGAAAGGGCTTCAAGTACCCGCCCATGCAGAAAGTGCTGAAGGCAGGTCAGGAAGTTCTCGTGCAGGTGGTCAAGGAACCCACCGGCAAAAAAGGCGCGTTCATCACGACCTATCTCTCCCTGCCGGGACGCTATTTCGTGCTGACCATCGGGCGCGAGCAGGTGGGAATCTCCCGCAAAATCGAGGACGAAAAGGAACGCGCCAAGCTGAAGGCCGTGGTCGAGGACCTGAAGTTGGACGAAGGCCTCGGCGTCATCGTTCGCACCGCCAGCCTGGGCGTGGGCAAAACCATGCTCACCAAGGACCTGAAGTTCCTGAAACGCCTCTGGACAGAGGTCCGCAAAAAGGTCGGACAGGAGACTCCATCCTCCATCTATACAGAAATGGACCTGGCGTCGCGCGCCATCCGCGACTACATGAACAGCGATACAGCAGAAATCTGGGTGGATGACAAAAACACCGCCGCGAACCTCAAGGAAATGGTCTCCCTGGTGTTCCCGAGGCGCCCCAATCTGGTCAAATATCATGACGACCCCAGCAAGAGCCTGTGGGAACGCTTCAATCTGGATCGCCAGATCGAGTCCATCTACGGCCGCGAAGTCGACCTGCCCAGCGGCGGACGACTGGTATTCGATTCCACCGAGGCCCTGACCGCAGTGGACATCAACTCCGGGCGCATTGGCGGCAAGAAGAACTTCCGCGACATGGCGCTCAAGACCAACCTCGAAGCCGCCGAGGAAATCGCCCGCCAGTTGGTGCTGCGCGATATCGGCGGACAGGTGGTCATCGATTTCATCGAGATGAAGGACAAGAATCACTGCCGCGACGTCGAAAAAGTCCTGCGCGCCGCCGTAAAGATGGACCGCGCCCGCACCGATGTGGGCCGACTGTCCCGCTTCGGGTTGCTGGAGATGGTGCGTCAGCGTCTGGGGTCCTCGGCCCTGGCCGTGTCCACCGAACCCTGTGCCTGCTGTGGCGGCACCGGCATGCGCCGCAACATGGAGTGGCAGGCCCTGCAAGCCTTGAAGGACATCAACCGCCAACTGCGAATGAAAAAGAACGGCGACCCGGTCCAGCAGCGTTGCAACACCGAGCTGTTGGCCTATATGGCCAACCACAAGCGTGAGCAATTGCTGGAACTGGAGCAGGCCTACAACACCCCCATCCAGCTGCTGCCCGAATAG